In Pantoea cypripedii, the DNA window AACTGGCCGGTTTCAGCGTCTGCGGACGCTTTACCTCTCTACTTTCACGTGATTCATAGTGAGTTTTAAGGAGTTCTCTATGGAAATAAAAGATCCAATGGTCGAGTTACTTAGTAGTCTTGAACAGATTGTTTTGACACGTGATGCACAGCCTTCTGTATCTGAAATCGCCCTTCACAAGGCGTCAGTTCCCGAGCCGCAGCGTTTACGAGAGATGACCGGCATGCAGGTGGATGAATTCGCCCGCGTGATGGGGGTGAGCGTCTCGTCAGTGAAAAGCTGGGAGGCGCAACGCACGCGCCCTTCCGCTACGGCACGTAAATTGATGAAGCTGTTGCAGGCCAATCCGTATCTGGGTCGACAATTACTTGAGTAACACCGACTATTCGGTTCTGACCCGCCATCACGGCGGGTTTTTTTTAACTTAAACCCCCGTATTTGGCCGCCTGTTTGACAAACCAACTCTCCGGTACGCTGTGTGGTGGCTGCGCCAGCTGGGCAATCCCCTGGCGAATCATGTTATCCGCCTGCTGCCACAAACGCTTATCGCCTTCATTTAACAACTGAATCTGCACCTGCTTCTCCACCAGGTAAACGCGGGCGAAATGAGGATCAAATTGCACGATGGAGCGGGTGTTATCGATGATGTCAGCCAGTTTGATGGTTTGCGCCTCGGGTGAGGCCTGCGCGGTATGGCGGAAGTGCGCCAGCTTACGGGCGGTGCGGTTTTTCGCCTGTGGCTGGGCGCTGTCAGTCAACATATCCACCAGTTCAGCCACGCGCGGGCCGAAGTGGCTTTCAATATCCTGTAATGTGCTGGGTGTATCTTCTACCGTGTCATGCAACCAGGCAGCAGCCAGCATCGCCTCGTCATCAGTGACGCTGCGCACCAGCTCCGCGACCGCTGCCGGATGGACGATATAAGGCTCGTCAGTATATTTACGACGCTGTCCGGCGGCAGCATGGGCCCGGGTGGCATAGCGGCGCGCCTGATCTTCCAGTGAATCCCGCATATTGTGTTCTCCGGGAAAAAGTAGCTTGCAATTGTCTAGCGCGCTATCTATATTAGTTGGCATGAACAGTAACCAAGATGACAAAAAAGTGTCGCAGACGCCACTCCAGCTCGATCAGCATCTCTGTTTCGCCCTGTATTCGGCGAATCTGGCGATGCATAAAGTGTACCGGCAACTGCTGGCGCAGCTGGAAATCACCTACCCGCAATATCTGGTGATGCTGGTGCTGTGGACTCAGGACGATCTGACGGTGTCCGAGATTGGCGAGCAGCTTTTCCTCGATTCCGCCACCCTGACGCCATTGCTGAAACGGCTGGAAAGCGCCGGGCTGCTGCGTCGTGCCCGTTCGCGTCAGGATGAACGCCAGGTGGTGGTCACGTTGACGGATGCGGGTCGCGCCTTACGCCAGAAAGCGGAATCCATCCCGGAAGCGATCAAATGTGCCTCAGCCTGTGATGATGACCAGCTGCTGGCGCTGAAAAATCAGCTGGACGATTTGCGCGATAATCTAAATCGCGCTAAGTAAAAATAGTCGGGGCGAAGCAATTCCCCGACAGTTTCGTAGCGGCGCGATTTATCGCGCATCTTTTGAACTGGTGCTGTTATATAAATAGCACGCGATCATATAGCGAATTAGTGAGGTTATCATGTCTTTAGAGAAAGTTGTTTATACCGCAAAAGCCAAAGCCACCGGTGGCCGTGATGGTCGTGCGACCTCTTCTGATGGTGTGCTGGATGTGAAACTGGGTGTGCCAAAAGAGATGGGCGGCGCGGGCGGTGAGGTGACCAACCCGGAGCAGCTGTTCGCAGCCGGTTATTCCGCTTGTTTCCTCGGCGCGATGAAATTTGTCGCAGCGCGCGACAAATTCGCCATTGCTAAAGATGCGTTTATTGAAGGTGAAGTGGGTATCGGTCCGATCCCGAATGGTTTCGGCATTCAGGTGACACTGAATATTAATCTGCCGGGTATGGACGCTGCGGAAGCACAGAAACTGGTGGATGCTGCGCATATCGTTTGTCCATATTCTAATGCTACACGCGGCAATATTGACGTTACACTGAATATCATTAATTAATGACTCTTTTTAGTTATTCGTGTCATAAAAAAAGACTCCTTGCGGGGTCTTTTTTATTTGGGGTGATTTCATTTCCTGGGGTTTGATCAATTTTTTCTGTCGGGGAACACGATTTAATAGCCAGCATCATGGACAGCCGGTTACAGGGAGTAACTCCGCATGGCAATGGCAACCTTTCCGCAAACGATTTATACCACCCAACGTTTTTTAATGACTATGGCACGGATGATATGCGCTATGGTGATATTGATGAAAAACGGTTAAAGCATGAATTTGGGCTTACTCATATATCCAGCCAGGTCGATCCTTTTACCCTGACACGGCTGACGACGTTTCATAATCCTCAATCACGTTTCCATGGCGCTTATGGTGGCAAACGTGGAGCAGCGGTGAGTGTGCAAGAATGTGCCCGTTTATTGTTTGAGGAGATGCAGGTGACGTCGCTACCCTATGCCTGCGTGGGGCCGTATAAACACCTAATCAATAAAATGCTCAGGCATTTTCAGCAATCGACCGGAGGGCCCTTCCGGGATATGCAATTGGATATGGCGTACCGGGAGAAGATTTTGAGAGATAATAATAGCGAAAGTGCAAAAATCAGGATACCGAAGGTCATCAATAAATATATTGACTATCAAAAAGGTGGTTACCCTGCTGAAAGAGTTAATGAAATTCACGAAGACCTGAACAGGAGCAGACTGCCAAAATTTGATTCATTGATACTGGATAAAATCAATGGAATGGGGATCACCATTCATGATGTTCATGCGACGCGTATTGATCTTTTGAACCTGGAAGTAAGTAACACCAAATGGCGAGCAAGGATAAGGTTTACCGGGCAAGATCATTTTGGGCTTGATGTTGATGATATACGAAAGAAGAAATTTCATCAGTTCCAATTTTTTCGCATTTGGTTCATTCTACAGCGCTATCATCGATTCGGGTTTCGGCCTTTCCTGACCAACCTGGAAGCTACTATTGATATTGAAGGTGGAAACTGATGAAGCGTTTTTTTCAATTAATGATAGTGCTTGCCTTCATAGCCTGTGGTGCCTACGTTTACCTTAATAATCGAGAAGTTAAGGTTATTGATGTGCATCATGGAAAATATGCAGCGGATATTCTGGTCAACCATCTGCCATTGTCACAATCGAGTCGTATCAACTGGTGGTTAAAAAATGAGGCAGTCATTTTTTCAAATTACAACATTTCACCTGGCAATGAAGATGGGCCACAACTTATTACTATTTTCGCATTTGGTGACGGATATAAAGAGTTAGGCAAAGAAGACCGGCTATGCTTCGACGATATCACACCGCCTAATAATTGTATTGATAAGGATATTTTAATGTTAGTAGATCGCACACGTAGTGGTGATTTGGAATTTAGCTTTGCATCTTCTGTTTATGTACGTACCAACGATGGAAGAATCACCAAAGTGAAATAAGAATTTTATTTCATTAATCGTCTTCAGTGAGTGCACATTCCGTAGCGGCGCGATTTATCGCGCGGGTTTTACTTCACGCACCAAAAACATTGCGCAATAAATTGCGCCGCTACGGGTTCGTGCAAAAAATGTTCTACTGCTGGCTTCGCATCATCCGGTTCTCTCCATTCAGATTCGTCCTAATCCCGAATGGTTTTGGCATTCAGGTGGCATGGAATATCACTAATTTTTGCCTCTTTTTAGTTATTCAATTAATAAAAAATCCTTGCGGGGTCTTTTTTATTTGGGGTGATTTCATTTCCTGGGGTTTGATCAATTTTTTCTGTCGGGCAACACGATTTAATAGCCAGCATCATGGACAGCCGGTTACAGGAGTAACTCCACATGGCAATGGCAACCTTTCCGCAAACGATTTATACCACCCAACGTTTTTTTAATGACTATGGCACGGATGATATGCGCTATGTGCCCGTTTATTGTGTGAGGAAATGCAGGTGACTTCGCTACCCTATGCCTGCGTGGGACCGTATAAACACCTGATCAAAAAAATGCTCAGAGATTTCCAGCAAGTTCGGATTTCGGCCTTTCCTGACTAATCTGGAAGCCACTATTGAGCTTGAAGGGCATTGCTGATGAAAAAACGATATATTTTATTCTCTTTTATCATCCTCGTAGCAGGTTTGTACTTCTATCTTGAGTACAGAGAAGTCAATGTCATTGACACTCACCGGTCAGGAGATTCTTTAGCTATTATCGTAGATCATCTTCCATTATCAGAATCAGGAAAGATTGATTGGTGGTTAGAAAATAAGAACGGAATATTAGCTCAGTATGCTGATAATCCACTCTATATAACTTTTTTTGCTTTTGGCGATGGTTACCAGGAATTAGGTAAGAAAGACCGCTTGTGCTTCAATGACATCAACCCACCTAAAAATTGCATTGATAAAAATATCCTTATGTCGGTTCTTCGCATGCATAATGGCGATTTAAGGTTTGGCATTGACTATTCTGCCTATGTACGCACCAAAGATGGACGAATCACCAAAGTGAAATAAGAATTTTATTTCATTAATCGTCTTCAGTGAGTGCACATTCCGTAGCGGCGCGATTTATCGCGCGGGTTTTGATTCACACGCCAAAAACATTGCGCAATAAATTGCGCCGCTACGGGTTTGTGCAAAAAATGTTCTACTGCTGGCTTGGCATCATCCGGTTCTCTCCGTTCAGATTCGTCCCGATCCTGCTCGTTTCATCACGTTTTTAGCAAACTGTGCGAACTCTACTGTCTTTACATAGTCACATTTAGGGTTATAGCTCCGACACCAGGCCGGGAATAAGTAAATTCATGAATTATATTAAAACCTTAACGCAGCAGAAGCTGTCATTGCTGCTCGCGCTGTATATCGGCATCTTGTTGAATTTGCCGATTTTTTATCGACGTTTTGACAGTTATCTGACGAAATTCACACTGACCGAATGGGCCTCTGCTATGGCAGAAGTGGTGGCGGCAGTGCTGCTGACCTTCTTCCTGATGCGGTTGTTGTCGCTGGGCGGCAAATGGGTTTATCGCGTGCTCGCCAGCCTGCTGGTGGTGATTTCCGTCGCCTCTGCGTATTACATGGCTTTTTTTAACGTGGTGATCGGCTACGGCATCGTCGCTTCGGTGATGACCACCGATGTTGATTTGTCGAAAGAAGTGATTGGCCTGCATTTTGTGCTGTGGATGGTGCTGGTGAGTGCCTTACCGCTGCTGATGATCTGGCGTAATAACCTCAGCCAGACGCTGATTAACCAGTTGAAAACGCCGGGCCAGCGTCTCAAACCCACGGTGATTTTGCTGCTGAGCGTGGCGCTGGTGTGGCTGCCGATTCGCTATTTCGACAAGCTGCAAAAAGCCAACGAAGAGATCACCAACATCGATCTGCCCAGCTATGGCGGCGTGGTGGCGCATTCTTATCTGCCTTCAAACTGGATTGCCGCGCTCGGGCTGTTTGCCTGGACCAAAGTGGATGAGCAACTGGATAGCCAGGAACTGCTCGACCCGGCAAAGAAGTTTACCTACGTGGCTCCCCCCGGTATTGATGACACCTACGTGGTGTTTGTGATTGGTGAGACGACGCGCTGGGATCATATGGGCATGCTGGGTTATGCACGCGATACCACGCCGAAGTTATCGAAAGAGAAAAACCTGGTGGCATTCCGTGGCGAGTCCTGCGATACCGCGACTAAGTTATCACTGCGCTGCATGTTCGTGCGTGAAGGCGGCACTATGGATAATCCGGGGCGCACCCTGAAAGAACAGAATATTTTCGCGGTGATGAAAGAGCTGGGTTTCACGTCGGAGCTGTTCGCCATGCAGAGCGAAGTATGGTTCTACGATAACGCCGATGTGAATAACTTCTCGTTCCGTGAGCAGATTGGTTCTGAGAAGCGTAACCAGGGCAAGCCGGTGGACGATATGCTGCTGGTGCCGGAGTTACAATCATCGCTGGAGCGCTTCCCGAAAGGCAAGCATCTGGTGGTACTGCATACCAAAGGTTCGCACTATCTTTATTCGCAGCGTTATCCGCGCAATTTTGCCCGCTATCAACCCGAGTGTATGGGTGTCGATGAAACCTGTAGCAAAGCACAACTGATCAATGCTTACGACAACTCGATTCTTTATGTCGATACCATGCTGGATAGCGTGTTAGACCAGCTGCGTGACAAGAAGGCGATTGTGTTCTATGCCGCCGATCATGGTGAGTCGATTAGCGAAAATATGCATTTGCACGGTACACCGCGTGAAATGGCTCCGCCGGAGCAGTTCCGCGTCCCGATGATGGTCTGGGCCTCGGATAAGTATCTGGCTGACCCGACCAACCGCAGCAATTTCGAGCGTTTGCAGGCGCAACAGCGCGTCGGCAAAACACATCGTCATGTTGAGTTGTTTGACACCATTCTCGGCTGCCTCGGCTATAGCTCGCCGGACGGCGGGATTAAAGCGGCGAATAACTGGTGCCAGGCACCTGCGGCAGCCACAGAGGCCAAAACGCTGTAATTTTTGCCTGGAACTTATTGAGCAGCAGAGGATTTTTCCCTGCTGCCTGCTTTCCAGGCGATCGTGTTGATTTGCACAAAAAGGGATTGACGCTCCAGAAGTGGCGCAGTAAGATGCGCCCCCATCGGTGAGTGGCGCAGCCTGGTAGCGCACTTCGTTCGGGACGAAGGGGTCGGAGGTTCGAATCCTCTCTCACCGACCAGATTTAAGAAACCTGCTTGTAAAAGCGGGTTTTTTTTCGTCCGTAATCGTAGCGGCGCGATTTATCGCGCGGTTTTATTCGATGCGACGCATGATTTAAATATCAAAACGTCACAATTCACCCTTTACACCCTCCATTTACAAAATAGTCGTCATTATTCCTGCTCATGGCTATCAATCCCTTGCTGCTGCTTAGCTGCTCGCTTAATTCGCGACACATTCTTCTTATGACCGCTTTTTGCTTTTTGCTGATTTCTTATGCCAATAGTCCAGCATATTTCGCTGCCTGAACGTCATAACGCACGGGGAATCGTTCATATATTCAACATTTACTGGCAATATTTGTATGTTTTTTAGCGGTGATAATCACTGTCATTTGGCTATATAACCAGATAATCACTCGGTGTAGATGGCTTTATCACCTTTTTAAATATTGGCTTACCGGTTGAAGGGGTTTTTTTATCGTTGCTTGCGGTTACTCACACTCTCTGTAAATAACCCCACCTTGTATTGACGTTCTTTGCAACTGTTGACAAATTGATGCGTCAATAGATGCAGAGTCCGACGCTTCTGGCAGATTCCACGGTGCCAGGGCAACAACAACAACGGCTCGCATTTTGGTCACTAACGTGACTTGCCTGAACCGCATAAAAAAATCAGAGGTCAGGCGCAACGCACACAACATCACATCACAATGGAGCAAAACATGATCAACTCCCTGGCTAAATCCAGGATGCTGAAGGTCGGTCTGAGCCTGATTGCTATGACCGTTGCCGCGGGTGTCCAGGCGAAAACCCTCGTTTACTGTTCAGAAGGTTCGCCGGAAGGCTTCAACCCTCAGCTGTTCACCTCTGGTACGACCTACGATGCCAGCTCCGTACCGATCTACAACCGTCTGGTTGAATTCAAAATCGGCACCACAGAAGTGGAACCGGGCCTGGCCGAAAAGTGGGATGTGAGCGCTGACGGCAAAACCTATACCTTCCATCTGCGCAAAGGCGTGAAGTGGCAAACCACCAAAGACTTCAAACCGACGCGTAACTTCAACGCTGATGACGTGATTTTCTCCTTCGAGCGTCAGCTCGATAAAAACAACAAGTACCACGGCGTCTCTGGCGGCAGCTACGAGTACTTCGAAGGCATGGACATGCCGAACTTGATCAGCAAAATCGAGAAAGTGGACGACAACACCGTTCGCTTCGTGCTGACACGTCCGGAATCCCCGTTCCTGGCTGACCTCGGTATGGACTTCGCCTCCATCCTGTCCAAAGAGTACGCTGACAACATGCTGAAAGCCGGTACGCCGGAAAAAGTGGACCTCAACCCAGTGGGTACCGGTCCGTTCCAGCTGCTGCAATACCAGAAAGACTCACGCATCCTCTACAAAGCTAACCCGGATTATTGGGGCACCAAGCCGAAGATCGATCGCTTAGTCTTCTCTATCACGCCAGATGCTTCCGTGCGCTACGCCAAGTTGCAGAAAGGCGAATGCCAGGTGATGCCGTACCCGAACCCGGCTGATATCGCCAGCATGAAGAAAGACAAAAACATCAATCTGATGGAGCAACCGGGTCTGAACGTGGGTTACCTGTCGTTCAACACCGAGAAAAAACCGCTGGATAACGTGAAAGTGCGTCAGGCACTGACCATGGCGGTGAACAAGCAAGCCATTATTGATGCGGTGTACCAGGGTGCAGGTCAGGCAGCGAAAAACCTGATTCCGCCGACCATGTGGGGCTACAACGATGCGGTTAAAGATTATCCGTATGATCCGGCTAAAGCGAAAGAACTGCTGAAAGAAGCAGGCCTGCCGGATGGCTTCAGTATCGACCTGTGGGCGATGCCGGTTCAGCGTCCTTACAACCCGAACGCCCGTCGTATGGCGGAAATGGTTCAGGCTGACTGGGCGAAAATTGGCGTGAAAGCTAAGATCGTGACCTACGAGTGGGGCGAGTACCTGAAACGCGCCAAAGCGGGTGAGCATCAGACGGTGATGATGGGCTGGACCGGTGACAACGGGGATCCGGACAACTTCTTCGCCACTCTGTTCAGCTGTGCGGCGGCGAAAGACGGTTCTAACTACTCTCGCTGGTGCTACAAGCCGTTTGAAGATCAGATTCAGCCGGCACGCGCTGAAGCCGATCACAACAAACGTATTGAATACTACAAACAGGCACAGGTGATCATGCATGACCAGGCTCCGGCGCTGATCATTGCTCACTCGACTGTGTATGAGCCAGTCAGCAAGAAAGTGACCGGCTATGTGGTTGACCCGTTAGGTAAACATCACTTCGAAAACGTCGATATCCAGGAATAACCTTTCGGATTATGGCGGTCAGGGCCGACGCCGTCGGCCCTCGGGCGGTATCTTTACCGCCCGCACTCCGCATTTTTTTTCCGGCTAAATTTCTTATATTGAAGCGCTTCTGGCGTCGCGTTCGGCTATGTGCCGGATGCATGTTTTGAGCAATGTAGTCCCCGGCGGCAACGCTGTGGGAAATGACTGAGAGTCCGGCTTATGCTGCAGTTCATACTCCGACGTCTGGGACTTGTCATCCCGACATTTATCGGTATTACCCTGTTGACCTTCGCATTTGTCCATCTGATCCCCGGTGACCCGGTGCTGATCATGGCGGGCGAACGTGGTATCTCGCCAGAACGCCATGCGCAGTTGATGGCGATGTTTGGTCTTGACCAACCCCTGTGGAAACAATATCTCACCTACATCAACGGCGTATTGCACGGCGATTTAGGTATCTCATTGAAAAGCCGCATTCCGGTGTGGGACGAATTTGTGCCGCGCTTTAAAGCCACGCTGGAGCTGGGCATCTGCGCGATGATTTTCGCCATTGCCGTCGGTATCCCGGTGGGCGTGCTGGCTGCGGTTAAACGCGGTTCGGTGTTTGATCATACCGCCGTGGGCATCTCACTCACCGGCTATTCGATGCCGATTTTCTGGTGGGGCATCATGCTGATCATGCTGGTGTCGGTGCAGCTCAACCTGACACCGGTTTCCGGGCGTGTCAGCGACACCATTTTCCTCGACGATAGCCATCCGCTCACCGGTTTTATGCTGATTGATACCCTGATCTGGGGTGAACCGGGTGATTTCAAAGATGCGGTGATGCACATGATTCTGCCCGCCATCGTGCTGGGCACCATCCCGCTGGCAGTGATTGTGCGTATGACGCGCTCCTCGATGCTGGAAGTGCTGGGCGAAGACTATATCCGTACCGCCCGCGCCAAAGGGCTGACGCGTATGCGCGTGATTGTGGTGCACGCGCTGCGTAACGCCATGCTGCCAGTGGTGACGGTTATCGGTTTGCAGGTCGGTACTTTGCTGGCGGGTGCCATTCTGACAGAAACCATCTTCTCCTGGCCGGGCCTTGGGCGCTGGCTGATTGAAGCGCTGCAACGCCGCGATTATCCGGTGGTGCAGGGCGGCGTGCTGCTGGTGGCGATTCTGATCATCCTGGTCAACCTGCTGGTTGATCTGTTGTACGGCGTGGTGAATCCACGTATCCGTCATAAGAAATAAGGGGGCATCATGTCTGCTGTTGATCCCGCAAGCGTAAGCGCTGCACCCAAGCCGATGACCCCAATTCAGGAATTCTGGCACTACTTCAAACGTAATAAAGGCGCGGTGATTGGCCTGGTCTACATCGTCCTGATGTTGCTCATCGCCATCTTCGCCGAATTTCTGGCTCCGCATGCGCCAGCCGAACAGTTCCGTGATGCGCTGCTGCACCCGCCAGTCTGGCAGGACGGTGGCAGCTGGAAATTTATCCTCGGCACCGATGACGTTGGCCGCGATATTCTGTCGCGCCTGATGTTTGGTGCGCGCCTGTCACTGCTGGTGGGCTGCCTGGTGGTGGTGCTGTCGCTGATCCTCGGCGTGGTTTTCGGTCTGATGGCCGGTTACCTCGGCGGGGTGGTTGACGCCATCATCATGCGCCTGGTCGATATCATGCTGGCGCTGCCGAGCCTGTTGCTGGCGCTGGTGCTGGTGGCGATTTTTGGCCCATCGATTGTTAACGCCGGGCTGGCGCTGACGTTCGTGGCGCTGCCGCACTATATCCGTCTGACGCGCGCGGCGGTGCTGGTGGAAGTGAACCGCGATTACGTCACCGCTTCCAGCGTGGCGGGTGCCGGTACGCTGCGCCAGATGTTCGTCAATATTCTGCCTAACTGCCTGGCACCGCTGATCGTGCAGGCATCTTTAGGTTTCTCCAACGCCATTCTCGATATGGCGGCGTTGGGCTTTCTCGGTATGGGGGCGCAACCGCCGACGCCGGAGTGGGGCACCATGCTCTCCGACGTGTTGCAGTACGCGCAAAGTGCCTGGTGGGTCGTGACTTTCCCTGGGGTGGTCATCCTGCTGACGGTTCTGGCATTCAACCTCATGGGCGATGGTTTGCGTGATGCACTCGACCCGAAACTCAAGCAGTAAAGAGGCACCGAGATGGCGTTATTAAATGTAGAAAAACTGTCGGTGCATTTTGGCGACGAAAAAACCCCGTTCCGTGCGGTTGACCGCATCAGTTATCAGGTTGAACAGGGCCAGGTGGTCGGGATTGTCGGCGAGTCCGGTTCCGGCAAGTCCGTCAGTTCACTGGCGATTATGGGCCTGATCGATTATCCCGGTCGGGTGATGGCAGAAAAGCTGGAGTTTAATCAGCGCGATCTGCAACGCATCTCCGAAAAGGAGCGTCGTCAGCTGGTGGGGGCGGAAGTGGCGATGATCTTCCAGGACCCGATGACCAGCCTCAACCCGTGTTACACCGTGGGCTTCCAGATTATGGAAGCGCTGAAAGTGCATCAGGGCGGCAGCCGTAGCACCCGCCGTCAGCGGGCGATTGACCTGCTGGAGCAGGTGGGGATTCCCGATCCGGCATCACGTCTGGATGTGTATCCGCATCAGCTGTCCGGTGGTATGAGCCAGCGTGTGATGATCGCCATGGCGATTGCCTGCAAACCGAAACTGCTGATCGCTGATGAGCCGACCACCGCGCTCGATGTGACCATCCAGGCGCAGAT includes these proteins:
- the dppA gene encoding dipeptide ABC transporter periplasmic-binding protein DppA, coding for MINSLAKSRMLKVGLSLIAMTVAAGVQAKTLVYCSEGSPEGFNPQLFTSGTTYDASSVPIYNRLVEFKIGTTEVEPGLAEKWDVSADGKTYTFHLRKGVKWQTTKDFKPTRNFNADDVIFSFERQLDKNNKYHGVSGGSYEYFEGMDMPNLISKIEKVDDNTVRFVLTRPESPFLADLGMDFASILSKEYADNMLKAGTPEKVDLNPVGTGPFQLLQYQKDSRILYKANPDYWGTKPKIDRLVFSITPDASVRYAKLQKGECQVMPYPNPADIASMKKDKNINLMEQPGLNVGYLSFNTEKKPLDNVKVRQALTMAVNKQAIIDAVYQGAGQAAKNLIPPTMWGYNDAVKDYPYDPAKAKELLKEAGLPDGFSIDLWAMPVQRPYNPNARRMAEMVQADWAKIGVKAKIVTYEWGEYLKRAKAGEHQTVMMGWTGDNGDPDNFFATLFSCAAAKDGSNYSRWCYKPFEDQIQPARAEADHNKRIEYYKQAQVIMHDQAPALIIAHSTVYEPVSKKVTGYVVDPLGKHHFENVDIQE
- the eptB gene encoding kdo(2)-lipid A phosphoethanolamine 7''-transferase; protein product: MNYIKTLTQQKLSLLLALYIGILLNLPIFYRRFDSYLTKFTLTEWASAMAEVVAAVLLTFFLMRLLSLGGKWVYRVLASLLVVISVASAYYMAFFNVVIGYGIVASVMTTDVDLSKEVIGLHFVLWMVLVSALPLLMIWRNNLSQTLINQLKTPGQRLKPTVILLLSVALVWLPIRYFDKLQKANEEITNIDLPSYGGVVAHSYLPSNWIAALGLFAWTKVDEQLDSQELLDPAKKFTYVAPPGIDDTYVVFVIGETTRWDHMGMLGYARDTTPKLSKEKNLVAFRGESCDTATKLSLRCMFVREGGTMDNPGRTLKEQNIFAVMKELGFTSELFAMQSEVWFYDNADVNNFSFREQIGSEKRNQGKPVDDMLLVPELQSSLERFPKGKHLVVLHTKGSHYLYSQRYPRNFARYQPECMGVDETCSKAQLINAYDNSILYVDTMLDSVLDQLRDKKAIVFYAADHGESISENMHLHGTPREMAPPEQFRVPMMVWASDKYLADPTNRSNFERLQAQQRVGKTHRHVELFDTILGCLGYSSPDGGIKAANNWCQAPAAATEAKTL
- a CDS encoding HD domain-containing protein, translated to MRDSLEDQARRYATRAHAAAGQRRKYTDEPYIVHPAAVAELVRSVTDDEAMLAAAWLHDTVEDTPSTLQDIESHFGPRVAELVDMLTDSAQPQAKNRTARKLAHFRHTAQASPEAQTIKLADIIDNTRSIVQFDPHFARVYLVEKQVQIQLLNEGDKRLWQQADNMIRQGIAQLAQPPHSVPESWFVKQAAKYGGLS
- the dppC gene encoding dipeptide ABC transporter permease DppC, producing MSAVDPASVSAAPKPMTPIQEFWHYFKRNKGAVIGLVYIVLMLLIAIFAEFLAPHAPAEQFRDALLHPPVWQDGGSWKFILGTDDVGRDILSRLMFGARLSLLVGCLVVVLSLILGVVFGLMAGYLGGVVDAIIMRLVDIMLALPSLLLALVLVAIFGPSIVNAGLALTFVALPHYIRLTRAAVLVEVNRDYVTASSVAGAGTLRQMFVNILPNCLAPLIVQASLGFSNAILDMAALGFLGMGAQPPTPEWGTMLSDVLQYAQSAWWVVTFPGVVILLTVLAFNLMGDGLRDALDPKLKQ
- a CDS encoding organic hydroperoxide resistance protein codes for the protein MSLEKVVYTAKAKATGGRDGRATSSDGVLDVKLGVPKEMGGAGGEVTNPEQLFAAGYSACFLGAMKFVAARDKFAIAKDAFIEGEVGIGPIPNGFGIQVTLNINLPGMDAAEAQKLVDAAHIVCPYSNATRGNIDVTLNIIN
- the dppD gene encoding dipeptide ABC transporter ATP-binding protein, giving the protein MALLNVEKLSVHFGDEKTPFRAVDRISYQVEQGQVVGIVGESGSGKSVSSLAIMGLIDYPGRVMAEKLEFNQRDLQRISEKERRQLVGAEVAMIFQDPMTSLNPCYTVGFQIMEALKVHQGGSRSTRRQRAIDLLEQVGIPDPASRLDVYPHQLSGGMSQRVMIAMAIACKPKLLIADEPTTALDVTIQAQIIELLLELQKQENMALILITHDLALVAEAAQHIIVMYAGQVVESGKAVDIFKAPRHPYTQALLRALPEFAADKARLASLPGVVPGKYDRPTGCLLNPRCPYVTDRCRREEPELRDIPGRQSKCHFPLDDAGRPTYES
- a CDS encoding MarR family winged helix-turn-helix transcriptional regulator, with amino-acid sequence MNSNQDDKKVSQTPLQLDQHLCFALYSANLAMHKVYRQLLAQLEITYPQYLVMLVLWTQDDLTVSEIGEQLFLDSATLTPLLKRLESAGLLRRARSRQDERQVVVTLTDAGRALRQKAESIPEAIKCASACDDDQLLALKNQLDDLRDNLNRAK
- a CDS encoding DUF3289 family protein, with the translated sequence MDSRLQGVTPHGNGNLSANDLYHPTFFNDYGTDDMRYGDIDEKRLKHEFGLTHISSQVDPFTLTRLTTFHNPQSRFHGAYGGKRGAAVSVQECARLLFEEMQVTSLPYACVGPYKHLINKMLRHFQQSTGGPFRDMQLDMAYREKILRDNNSESAKIRIPKVINKYIDYQKGGYPAERVNEIHEDLNRSRLPKFDSLILDKINGMGITIHDVHATRIDLLNLEVSNTKWRARIRFTGQDHFGLDVDDIRKKKFHQFQFFRIWFILQRYHRFGFRPFLTNLEATIDIEGGN
- a CDS encoding DUF943 family protein translates to MKKRYILFSFIILVAGLYFYLEYREVNVIDTHRSGDSLAIIVDHLPLSESGKIDWWLENKNGILAQYADNPLYITFFAFGDGYQELGKKDRLCFNDINPPKNCIDKNILMSVLRMHNGDLRFGIDYSAYVRTKDGRITKVK
- the dppB gene encoding dipeptide ABC transporter permease DppB, translated to MLQFILRRLGLVIPTFIGITLLTFAFVHLIPGDPVLIMAGERGISPERHAQLMAMFGLDQPLWKQYLTYINGVLHGDLGISLKSRIPVWDEFVPRFKATLELGICAMIFAIAVGIPVGVLAAVKRGSVFDHTAVGISLTGYSMPIFWWGIMLIMLVSVQLNLTPVSGRVSDTIFLDDSHPLTGFMLIDTLIWGEPGDFKDAVMHMILPAIVLGTIPLAVIVRMTRSSMLEVLGEDYIRTARAKGLTRMRVIVVHALRNAMLPVVTVIGLQVGTLLAGAILTETIFSWPGLGRWLIEALQRRDYPVVQGGVLLVAILIILVNLLVDLLYGVVNPRIRHKK
- a CDS encoding DUF943 family protein — protein: MKRFFQLMIVLAFIACGAYVYLNNREVKVIDVHHGKYAADILVNHLPLSQSSRINWWLKNEAVIFSNYNISPGNEDGPQLITIFAFGDGYKELGKEDRLCFDDITPPNNCIDKDILMLVDRTRSGDLEFSFASSVYVRTNDGRITKVK
- a CDS encoding HTH-type transcriptional regulator, whose product is MEIKDPMVELLSSLEQIVLTRDAQPSVSEIALHKASVPEPQRLREMTGMQVDEFARVMGVSVSSVKSWEAQRTRPSATARKLMKLLQANPYLGRQLLE